A stretch of Palaemon carinicauda isolate YSFRI2023 chromosome 34, ASM3689809v2, whole genome shotgun sequence DNA encodes these proteins:
- the LOC137626878 gene encoding uncharacterized protein, which translates to MAKQEKESEKEEKKRKKKKRIERLKKELLHHHNQKNEIRRVEKEKKEEDGMEKQEKESKEKENGREEKEKKGEYGMEMQEKESVKEEKKEKKKLKIERLEKELLHHHNQKEKENGREEKKKEGDGI; encoded by the exons ATGGCTaagcaggagaaagaaagtgaaaaggaggaaaagaagaggaagaagaaaaagagaatcgaaagacttaaaaaggagcttctacatcatcataatcagaaaaatgagattAGAAGggtggagaaggagaagaaggaggaggatggaatggagaagcaagagaaggaaagt aaagagaaggagaatggaagggaggagaaggagaagaagggggaGTATGGAATGGAGATGCAAGAGAAGGAAAGtgtgaaggaggagaagaaggagaagaagaaattgaaaatcgaaaggcttgaaaaagagcttctacatcatcataatcaaaaagagaaggagaatggaagggaggagaagaagaaggaaggggATGGAAtatag